Genomic window (Elusimicrobiaceae bacterium):
TATTGTTTATTTCGCATGATTTTGCGGTGGCACGTTTTTTGTGTGACCGAATTGCGGTTATGTACCAAGGACGTTTGGTGGAGAGTGCTCCTGCGGAAGAACTGTTTAGCAATCCGCAACATCCCTATACGGAAACCTTGTTGTCAGCGGTGCCGGTGCCCAATCCTGCGTTGCAGAAAAATCGTCAAGTATTAGAAGCCTCTGCGGTGGTATCAGGCGCTGAAAAAAGCCCCTGTCCGTTTGCCTCGCGTTGTGCTTATTTTGAGAAGGATATTTGTATGCGTCCTTGCTCGTGGACGGTAGGTAAAAACGAGCATGGTTGTGCGTGTAACCGCTTACCTTTTGCCAAACAAAAAAGTCGGTATGCCCTTGAAGAAGGAGCCATAAAATGATTCGGTATATTGCCAGAAGACTTCTTTTATTGCCACTGGTGGTATTAGGCGTCACCTTTCTGTTGTTTTTCCTAACGCAACGGCTCAGCCCGGAAATGCGCGCTTCTCTGTATATCAAAGATCCGCGTCAAATGGGTTCCATGGAAGAAATAATTCAAAAATATGGCTTGCGCGATAATTTGTTTAAGCAATACGGCCGCTGGCTAACCGGTGTCATAAGCGGTGATTTGGGTTATAGCCAAAGCGCCAATATGCCGGTGAAACAAGCTATTAAAGAGTATTTACCGGCGACGGTACAACTAGCATTTGTAACGATTGTGTTGGTGGTGTTTTTCGGCGTCTGGTTTGGCACCGTGTCAGCGGTGAAGAAAGATAAGTGGCAAGATCAGTTGGCGCGTTTGATCAGCGTGGGGGGATTTTCTTTACCTATTTTTGTGTTGGGGCTTTTACTACTGATGTTGTTTTACGGCAAGTTAGGTTGGTTCCCACCGGGCGGATATTCTTTATCAACGGACGTAACGATCCACTTGCCCTCTTTTCATCACTATACCGGATTTTTATTGATAGATTCTTTGCTAAACGGTAACTTGCGTGTATTTGTAGATGTGCTACGGCATTTGTTTTTACCGGCATTAACGCTATGTTTGGGTTCTTTTGCCTTAATGGTGCGCGTTATGCGCTCCTCTATGTTAGAGGAATTAAATAAAGATTATGTGCGTACCGCACGTGCTAAAGGCCTGCCCGAACGAACGGTTATTTATCGTCACGCCGGTAAAAATGCCATCATTCCGGTTATTACGTTAGCGGGGATTCAATTTATCCGTTTGCTAGGGGGCACGGTGATTGTGGAAACGATTTTTGATTATCCGGGCATTGGCCGCTTCGGAGTAACAGCGGCACAACAGTTGGATATCGCGGGAATTCTGGGTTTTTCACTCATGGTGGCCGTGCTCTTTGTGGTAGGTAATTTATTATCTGATATTTTATACACAGCGGTGGACCCGAGGATTAAACTGCATGACTAAACGTATTTGGAAACGCATTTTGCAAAACAAATCCTCCTTGTGCGGATTTGTATTAGTGGCTTTTTTTGCCGGGGTGGCTCTGTTTGCTCCGGTGCTGGCTCCCGCTCATGGCAAGGACGTGTATCAAATGCCACAAAGCAGCTATGACATTGCGCCTCAACCGCCGTCTGCACAACATTGGTTTGGAACAACCGAACAACAATATGATCTGTATTACGGAGTCGTTTGGGGAACGCGGCTAGCTTTTAAGATTGGCATTTCGGTTACATTTTTTGCCTTTTTAATCGGACTTTTTTTGGGAAGTGCCGCGGCGTATTTCGGCGGAAAGATAGACGAGATTATTATGCGCTGTACGGATGTCGTGTTTGCGGTTCCTTCGCTGGTACTGGCTATGGTAATTGCCGCCATGTTGGGGCCTGATATTAAAAATATGATGATTGCTTTAACGGCGGTAGCATGGCCTTCGTATGCGCGGTTAGTGCGGGGAGATGTATTGTCTGTTAAAGAACGGGATTTTGTCACAGCCTCCAAGGCATTAGGGGCAAGAGGGCCACGGTTACTACTACGACATATTCTGCCCAATTCCATTTACCCGTCTATTGTGGTGGCCAGCTTGGATATTGGCTATATTGTATTGACTGCCGCCTCTTTGTCCTTCTTGGGCTTGGGAGCCCAACCGGGCACAGCCGATTGGGGGCAATTAATTGCCTTAGCGCGTAACTGGGTATTAGGTAGTGGCAGTAACACGTTTGCGTATTGGTACACCGTCGTAGTACCGGGGGGAGCAATTTTCTTATTTGTACTAGGTTGGAATTTGCTGGGAGATGGGTTTCGCGATATTTTAGACCCGCGCCAGGGCTAATTTAAGCTACAATAAGATAAAGGGATTTTTTTATGTGAGGTTATAACATGATTAGAAGGAAGGATCTGTATACATCTTTAAGTGATAGTGCATTTCGCCAACCGGAAAAGGTGGCCTTAGTGGAAGCATCCACCGGAAAGAAAGTTACTTATGCAGAATTATTGATGAAAGTGGATCGCGCGGCCGATATGTTTTGGGAACACGGCATTCGTAAGGGGGACCGCGTGGCGGTAGTACATCGCAACTCTATTGAAGTGGTGGTGGCGAACTACGGTTTGTATAAGATTGGTGCTATTTGTATTCCCATGAACTTTATGGTGACCAAGCAAGAAGAGATCCAATTCATTTTGAATAATGCCGGTGCCAAAGCAGTAGTAACACAACAAGAATTTATCCGCCATTATTTGAAAGCACAACCGTCACTACCGGATTTGAGATATATTTTCTCTACAGATACCATTCCGGAATCTGCCCAAGATAAACCGTTTGTGCAATTATTTTGGGATCAGATTGAAAAATCTACTTTCCACGATGAAACTGCCGGAGCCTGCGCTCGTACGGAAGACGATGCTTTTATCTTGTATACTTCCGGTACTACGGGCCAACCCAAAGGAGCTATGGTCACGCACGGCAATTTGGCCAGTAACGTTATTTCTTGTGCCCAAATTTTTAAGATTAACGATGATGATGTGTTCTTGTGTTTATTGCCTATGTTCCACTCGTTTGCATGGACAACGTGTGTCGTTATTCCTTTGTATCTGAATTTGAAAGTAGTCATTGTGGCCAACGTCATGCCGGCCAAAACATGGCTTTCTGCGATGGGTAGTGAAAACGTAACACTCATTTTGGCAGTGCCACAAATTTTGGCGGTGCTGTCCAAAGAAGCCAAAGGGCTCAAACAGCTCTACTTGCGTTTCTGGCCGTTTAAGCATGTGCGCTTTGCCGTATCCGGTGCGGCTCCTTTAACACAAGAAATTAAAGATCGGTTCGAGCAGAAAATCGGTGTGAAAATTTTGGAAGGTTACGGCCTAACCGAAACCAGCCCCGTGGTGAGCGTGAACACGGAAGAATTGCAAAAAATTAAATCTGTCGGCCCTGCTATTCCGGCCGTTAGTACGATTGTATTAGATGAAGAGGGCAAAGAAGTTCCGCGCAACTGTGAAGGGGAATTATGTGTAAAAGGTCCCAACGTATTCCGCGGATATTTTGGCAATCCGCAAGCTACCAAAGATGCTTTTACGCAGGATGGTTGGTTTAAGACAGGCGATATTGTGGCTATTGATGACGACGGATTTATCTTCATTAAAGACCGCAAGAAAGACATGATTATCATTAAAGGGCTCAAAGTATTTTCTGCCCAAGTGGAGGCAATCATTAATTCTTGTGAGGGTATTGAAGAATCTGCTATTATTGGCGTGCCGGATGGAAAAGGTGGCGAGTTTATTAAATGTTACGCCGTCAAAACGGAAGGCGCTACCCTGACCGATAATGATTTCCGCAAATTCTTAAAATTGAATTTGGACAATTATAAACGTCCGCGTGATTTTGAATTTGTCGATAAACTCCCTAAAAATGCCTTAAATAAAGTGCTCAAACGTAAACTACGTGAAATGGCGGTAGCAAAATTAAAAGAGCAAACTGCTAGCGGTCAGGCAACTCCAGAAGAGGAGAAATAACCGTGACGGACGTAGCGGCTATTTTGCGCCAAGTAGTGCCGGATGCTTATTATGTCGGCGGTGTGGTGCGGGATAGTTTGCTTAAAAAACCGTCCGGAGACATTGATTTGGCTTTACCTAAAGAAAGAGTCAAGCCGGCCGCATTATCTTTAGGGAAAAAACTGCAAGCTGCTGTGTTTGAAATGGATGCCGAATTTGGCGTTTGGCGTTTGGTGACCCGTCGGGAAAATTTACAAATTGATTTGACAGCTTTTCAAGGTAAAAATTTGTCGGAAGATTTGCGCCGGCGTGATTTTACCTTTAATGCGTTGGCTTATCCGGTGACGGCCCCCTTGTCCTTAAAAATCACTCCCGTAAAGGGGCAGAAAGCCCAAGTTTGCCTGCAAAAATTACAAAAGAAATACATCGTTGATTTGAAAAAAGGGGTGCAAGATTTAGCCGCTAAGCACATTCGGCTCAATACCCCCAAGGCCTTGCAAGATGATCCGTTGCGTATTTTGCGCGTGTTTCGGCATGCGGCAGAATTAAAATTTACCATTACGCCCTCTGCCTTAAAACAAATTAAAAAAGACGCGCCTTTACTGGTGCAAAGTGCCGGGGAGCGTGTGCAAGAAGAGCTTACCCGTTTGTTTCAAACGCCGCGTGCGTATGAACATATTTTGCGTATGGAACAAACAAAAGTGTTGGAAGTGCTGTTTCCGGAACTAACCCCGCAACGCAACTGCGCTGTGTGTTATTACGGCAAAGGTGGCGTTTTGAAACATACGTTAGATTGTTTTAAGCGAGAAGAGTGGCTACTGGAAAATGTGCACAAGGCCTTTCCTAAGTATGCTAAAAAGTTACAAGATGTTGCCCAGCAAAAAAGTTTGCTCAAAATGGCTGTGCTGTTGCACGACGTAGCAAAACCAACTACGGCTATGATGAAAGAGGGGCGGTTGCGCTTTTTTTATCATGAACAAAAAGGGGCAGCCATGGCGCATAAAATTTTAGAACGATTACACTATAGCAAAGCAGAAATGCGTTTGATTGGTGCTATGATTGGGGAACATTTACGGCCCAGCAATTTGGCCAGTAACGATGTAATCACAGATCGGGGAGCTTATAAATTTTTCCGTGATTTGTCGGAGGCGGCATTGCCACTGCTGTTTTTATGTTGGGCCGATTATACCAGCTACGTAACGGATGCTCAACTAAAAAATATGCTTCCAAAGAGTACTGCCCGAGTTATGAGTTTGGAAAAAGCTAAACAAACTGAAAACGTGGGCAAGACGCTGCGGCATTTGCAAGTATTAAATTATCTGTTGAAGAAATATTTTGATCATCCTAAACAAATTCATCCCACTAAATTAATAGACGGACGAGATGTAATGAAAGCTTTATCTATCGGGCCTTCTCCCGAAGTGGGGAAAATTTTGGAAGCGGTGGCATTAGCACAAGTGGATGGGCAAGTAACCGATAAAAAAACAGCATTAGATTTTATTCTCACGCAATTTGGTAAAAAATAGCTTGTACATCCAATAGAAACAATTGCTATAATAGTAATGCAAAATTAATTATTGCGGGCGTGGTTCAATGGTAGAATGGGAGCTTCCCAAGCTCTAGACGAGGGTTCGATTCCCTTCGCCCGCTCTTTGAAAGGGTACTTATGGCAGACGAAAAACAAGAGCAAACCGAAATAACTGAATTAGAAGAAAAACTTCCGGCCCAACGCAGCAGTAAAGATTTGTGGCTGTTTTTAATTATTGTGGATGTGGTGCTCTTATGTGTATTTGGTTTTTTCTTATATAAAAATCTGTCTGCTATGTTGCTTTCCCCGCAAGATCCTATGGGGGAACCAAAAGTAGTAGAAGAAACACTACTGGTGGAAGAAGATGCCGCGGGAGACGTGGTAGAAATCGCGCAAGCAACGGTTGTGGAAACGGTTCCTCCTGCTCAGCCGAAAATCTCTGAGCCGGAACCGGTTAAAGAAGAACCTGTGAAATCGGAACCTGCTACGGTAGAACCGGCACCGGTGGCAAAGCCGGCCGCAAAGCCGACAGAACCCAAAGAGAGCGTTTCTGTTAAAGTCAATCCAAAAAGTAAATACCGCCAAGTGACTTTCCGTTACTTTGGAGAAGCTAAAGACGTAGCGGTGGTGAGCGGCTTTACGATGGCCAAACCTCGCGCCTTAAGTAAGAAAAACGGCGTGTGGGAAACCACTCTTTCTATTGCTCCGGGTACTTATAAGTATTTACTGGTCATAGACGGCCAACAACAGCCTGATCCGTATGCCGAAGAGAAAGATGGACGTTCCGTACTGGTGGTAAAATAGATTTTATAAAAGCCCTGCTCCTTGGAGCGGGGCTTTTTTGAGGATACCCCTTTTCCTGCTGCTATGCAGCCAGGTATTTGTTACTAAAATTGATTTTGTGGCGTAAAGAAGAGAATAAATCTTGATTTTGCCTTTTTTGGTTTTATAA
Coding sequences:
- a CDS encoding CCA tRNA nucleotidyltransferase, with product MTDVAAILRQVVPDAYYVGGVVRDSLLKKPSGDIDLALPKERVKPAALSLGKKLQAAVFEMDAEFGVWRLVTRRENLQIDLTAFQGKNLSEDLRRRDFTFNALAYPVTAPLSLKITPVKGQKAQVCLQKLQKKYIVDLKKGVQDLAAKHIRLNTPKALQDDPLRILRVFRHAAELKFTITPSALKQIKKDAPLLVQSAGERVQEELTRLFQTPRAYEHILRMEQTKVLEVLFPELTPQRNCAVCYYGKGGVLKHTLDCFKREEWLLENVHKAFPKYAKKLQDVAQQKSLLKMAVLLHDVAKPTTAMMKEGRLRFFYHEQKGAAMAHKILERLHYSKAEMRLIGAMIGEHLRPSNLASNDVITDRGAYKFFRDLSEAALPLLFLCWADYTSYVTDAQLKNMLPKSTARVMSLEKAKQTENVGKTLRHLQVLNYLLKKYFDHPKQIHPTKLIDGRDVMKALSIGPSPEVGKILEAVALAQVDGQVTDKKTALDFILTQFGKK
- a CDS encoding ABC transporter permease, which produces MIRYIARRLLLLPLVVLGVTFLLFFLTQRLSPEMRASLYIKDPRQMGSMEEIIQKYGLRDNLFKQYGRWLTGVISGDLGYSQSANMPVKQAIKEYLPATVQLAFVTIVLVVFFGVWFGTVSAVKKDKWQDQLARLISVGGFSLPIFVLGLLLLMLFYGKLGWFPPGGYSLSTDVTIHLPSFHHYTGFLLIDSLLNGNLRVFVDVLRHLFLPALTLCLGSFALMVRVMRSSMLEELNKDYVRTARAKGLPERTVIYRHAGKNAIIPVITLAGIQFIRLLGGTVIVETIFDYPGIGRFGVTAAQQLDIAGILGFSLMVAVLFVVGNLLSDILYTAVDPRIKLHD
- a CDS encoding ABC transporter permease, with product MTKRIWKRILQNKSSLCGFVLVAFFAGVALFAPVLAPAHGKDVYQMPQSSYDIAPQPPSAQHWFGTTEQQYDLYYGVVWGTRLAFKIGISVTFFAFLIGLFLGSAAAYFGGKIDEIIMRCTDVVFAVPSLVLAMVIAAMLGPDIKNMMIALTAVAWPSYARLVRGDVLSVKERDFVTASKALGARGPRLLLRHILPNSIYPSIVVASLDIGYIVLTAASLSFLGLGAQPGTADWGQLIALARNWVLGSGSNTFAYWYTVVVPGGAIFLFVLGWNLLGDGFRDILDPRQG
- a CDS encoding AMP-binding protein; this encodes MIRRKDLYTSLSDSAFRQPEKVALVEASTGKKVTYAELLMKVDRAADMFWEHGIRKGDRVAVVHRNSIEVVVANYGLYKIGAICIPMNFMVTKQEEIQFILNNAGAKAVVTQQEFIRHYLKAQPSLPDLRYIFSTDTIPESAQDKPFVQLFWDQIEKSTFHDETAGACARTEDDAFILYTSGTTGQPKGAMVTHGNLASNVISCAQIFKINDDDVFLCLLPMFHSFAWTTCVVIPLYLNLKVVIVANVMPAKTWLSAMGSENVTLILAVPQILAVLSKEAKGLKQLYLRFWPFKHVRFAVSGAAPLTQEIKDRFEQKIGVKILEGYGLTETSPVVSVNTEELQKIKSVGPAIPAVSTIVLDEEGKEVPRNCEGELCVKGPNVFRGYFGNPQATKDAFTQDGWFKTGDIVAIDDDGFIFIKDRKKDMIIIKGLKVFSAQVEAIINSCEGIEESAIIGVPDGKGGEFIKCYAVKTEGATLTDNDFRKFLKLNLDNYKRPRDFEFVDKLPKNALNKVLKRKLREMAVAKLKEQTASGQATPEEEK